A genome region from uncultured Desulfovibrio sp. includes the following:
- a CDS encoding NAD(P)H-dependent glycerol-3-phosphate dehydrogenase, translating into MSEMQRFCVAGGGSWGTALAHLLAARGHDVTLWLRDAHVAESINQYHENPRYLPGLPLHPGLKASTRSESLSAPCVVLAIPCQQLRGWLREHQSCLHPSPVLVNAAKGLEIESMATPSRMVAEVLPAGRARYAMLSGPSFAAEVLRGQPTAVVLASRDESLGRQLREAISGPLFRCYSSTDVVGVELGGALKNIMAIAAGICDGLGLGNNSRAALITRGLAEMSRLGVACGAQERTFMGLSGLGDLTLTCTGDLSRNRQVGLRLGRGECLDDITASLGMVAEGVKTTAAVHMLSRRLGVEAPITAAVYSVLYEQCAPADAAASLMTRALRME; encoded by the coding sequence ATGTCTGAAATGCAACGCTTCTGCGTGGCCGGGGGCGGCAGCTGGGGCACGGCCCTGGCCCACCTGCTGGCCGCGCGCGGTCACGACGTGACCCTCTGGCTGCGCGATGCCCATGTGGCGGAATCCATCAACCAGTATCACGAAAATCCCCGCTATCTGCCCGGCCTGCCCCTGCACCCCGGCCTGAAGGCCAGCACCCGTTCCGAATCCCTGTCCGCCCCCTGCGTGGTGCTGGCCATTCCCTGCCAGCAGCTGCGCGGCTGGCTGCGGGAGCATCAGTCCTGTCTGCATCCTTCCCCGGTGCTCGTCAATGCGGCCAAGGGGCTTGAAATCGAATCCATGGCCACGCCCAGCCGCATGGTGGCCGAGGTGCTGCCCGCCGGCAGGGCGCGCTATGCCATGCTTTCCGGCCCCTCCTTTGCCGCCGAGGTCCTGCGCGGCCAGCCCACGGCCGTGGTGCTGGCCAGTCGCGACGAAAGCCTGGGCCGCCAGCTGCGCGAGGCCATCTCCGGCCCGCTGTTCCGCTGCTATTCCAGCACCGACGTGGTGGGCGTGGAGCTGGGCGGCGCCCTCAAGAACATCATGGCCATTGCGGCCGGTATCTGCGACGGCCTGGGCCTGGGCAACAACAGCCGGGCAGCCCTCATCACGCGCGGCCTGGCCGAAATGTCCCGCCTGGGCGTGGCCTGCGGCGCGCAGGAGCGGACCTTCATGGGACTTTCCGGCCTGGGAGACCTGACCCTTACCTGCACGGGAGACCTCTCCCGCAACCGGCAGGTGGGGCTGCGCCTGGGCCGGGGCGAATGCCTGGATGACATCACCGCCAGCCTGGGCATGGTGGCCGAAGGGGTAAAGACCACGGCCGCCGTGCACATGCTGTCCCGGCGGCTGGGAGTGGAGGCACCCATCACCGCCGCCGTCTACAGCGTGCTCTACGAACAGTGCGCCCCCGCCGATGCCGCTGCCAGCCTCATGACCCGCGCCCTGCGCATGGAATGA
- a CDS encoding HD domain-containing protein yields MTKATQQQREAPAQPQTALPAGMDASLEHGRRVARFAQELFQATGSLHGLDDMWGEVLTWAARLHDVGWIGGQRRHHRRSAAMIREDAVPGYHVPDAIREEVALVARYHRRRAPSRRQKRFRALDPGAQRAVCCLAALLRLADALDYSHSGAVQQLEARVENTALVLSVVSPLGCYEELERVRKKAALFRRVFGMEVTWQCRELSRA; encoded by the coding sequence ATGACAAAAGCAACACAGCAACAGCGGGAAGCCCCGGCGCAGCCGCAGACGGCGCTGCCTGCGGGCATGGACGCCTCGCTGGAACATGGTCGGCGGGTGGCCCGCTTTGCCCAGGAACTGTTCCAGGCCACCGGCAGCCTGCACGGTCTGGACGACATGTGGGGCGAGGTGCTGACCTGGGCCGCCCGTCTGCATGACGTGGGCTGGATCGGCGGGCAGCGGCGGCATCACCGCCGCAGCGCGGCCATGATACGGGAAGATGCCGTGCCCGGCTACCACGTGCCCGACGCCATCCGCGAGGAAGTGGCCCTGGTGGCCCGCTATCATCGCCGGCGTGCGCCCTCGCGCCGCCAGAAGCGCTTTCGCGCGCTGGATCCCGGCGCACAGCGCGCCGTATGCTGTCTGGCCGCCCTGCTGCGTCTGGCGGACGCGCTGGACTACAGCCACAGCGGCGCCGTGCAGCAGCTGGAAGCCCGCGTGGAGAACACGGCCCTTGTGCTGTCCGTGGTTTCGCCACTGGGCTGCTATGAAGAACTGGAGCGGGTCAGAAAAAAGGCCGCGCTTTTCCGTCGTGTTTTTGGCATGGAGGTAACATGGCAATGCAGGGAGCTATCCCGGGCCTGA
- the ppk1 gene encoding polyphosphate kinase 1 yields the protein MAEASAEGRNGQTGAPAPQTAPRDDRETGPENSPRAGSAAEAPATAWREDAPSSSLEEAPLEAADTEQTSMNETMPPLQHDESIAECTMEQVQDLSCPGLYINREISWLEFNSRVLGEALDTKQPLLEQLKFLCIFRSNLDEFFMIRVANVQRQYESRVPPTGPDRTPPSRQLAEIRRRTLAQLAQAQEHWNKYLLPHLQDRGVRLVRYCDLTRKQQKFLDQYFADEVFPALTPQAIDPSHPLSIISGLTLNFLVQLEDRQGSIRYARLKIPNNFQRLVFSPRNKEAKGYASLGFCSNTRDNDIILLETLVQQHLPMLFPGMHILNSSLFRITRNADVEIEEDEAHDLLEAVRDLVDQRRFGDVVRLEVAHSMPADMRRFLMDILDIKPYQVYRVKGPMAFSSLMSLYGLDRPGLKDEPVYPSMPPAFLDENRDAVFNAIRSQDMLLFHPYQSFVAVQDFVRRASEDPGVIAIKQTLYRVGRDSPIVHSLIEARRRGKQVTAVVELKARFDEASNIGWAEEMEKAGVHVVYGIPGMKIHAKLCLVVRREAQGVRRYVHIGSGNYNPSTAKIYSDMGLLTAHKGICSEVSELFNVMTGYAVKDDYRYLLVAPQGIRRGLVAGIRREVERHKVHGDGLIALKCNQLVDKVCIQELYKASQAGVRVRIQVRGVCCLRPGVPGVSDNIEVSSIVGRFLEHVRLYYFHNGGDAVLYMGSADIMPRNLDRRIEVLTPILDPVLRAAVVKDVLWPHLDDPRAYELQDDGSYVRRPGQRGTEVQYRMLEKYGCLGQ from the coding sequence ATGGCGGAAGCATCCGCAGAGGGCAGAAACGGACAGACCGGGGCGCCTGCCCCGCAGACAGCGCCGCGGGATGATCGGGAAACCGGCCCGGAAAACAGCCCGCGCGCCGGGAGTGCGGCAGAGGCGCCGGCCACGGCATGGCGCGAAGACGCACCATCTTCATCCCTTGAGGAGGCCCCGCTGGAGGCGGCGGATACGGAGCAGACAAGCATGAACGAGACCATGCCCCCGTTGCAGCATGACGAAAGCATCGCGGAATGTACCATGGAACAGGTGCAGGACCTGTCCTGTCCCGGTCTGTACATCAACCGCGAGATCAGCTGGCTGGAATTCAATTCCCGCGTGCTCGGCGAAGCGCTGGACACCAAGCAGCCCCTGCTGGAGCAGCTCAAGTTTCTGTGCATTTTCCGGAGCAATCTGGACGAATTCTTCATGATCCGCGTGGCCAATGTGCAGCGGCAGTACGAAAGCCGGGTGCCGCCCACCGGCCCCGACCGCACGCCGCCCTCGCGCCAGCTGGCGGAAATACGGCGCCGGACCCTGGCCCAGCTGGCCCAGGCCCAGGAACACTGGAACAAGTACCTGCTGCCCCATCTTCAGGACCGCGGCGTGCGCCTTGTGCGTTATTGCGATCTGACGCGCAAGCAGCAGAAGTTTCTGGACCAGTACTTTGCCGACGAGGTCTTTCCCGCGCTCACGCCGCAGGCCATCGACCCCAGTCATCCCCTTTCCATCATCTCGGGACTTACCCTCAACTTCCTGGTGCAGCTGGAGGACAGGCAGGGGAGCATACGCTATGCCCGCCTCAAGATTCCCAACAATTTCCAGCGCCTGGTCTTTTCGCCGCGCAACAAGGAAGCCAAGGGCTACGCATCGCTGGGCTTCTGCTCCAATACGCGGGACAATGACATCATCCTGCTGGAAACCCTGGTGCAGCAGCACCTGCCCATGCTGTTCCCGGGCATGCATATTCTCAATTCCTCCCTGTTCCGCATCACGCGCAATGCCGATGTGGAGATAGAGGAAGACGAGGCGCACGATCTGCTGGAGGCCGTGCGCGATCTGGTGGATCAGCGCCGTTTCGGGGATGTGGTGCGCCTGGAGGTGGCCCACTCCATGCCCGCGGACATGCGGCGCTTTCTCATGGACATTCTGGACATCAAGCCCTATCAGGTCTACCGGGTCAAGGGACCCATGGCCTTTTCCTCGCTCATGTCCCTGTACGGGCTGGACCGGCCGGGCCTCAAGGATGAGCCGGTCTATCCTTCCATGCCGCCGGCCTTTCTGGATGAAAACCGGGATGCGGTGTTCAATGCCATCCGCTCGCAGGACATGCTGCTCTTTCATCCGTATCAGAGCTTTGTGGCCGTGCAGGACTTTGTGCGGCGCGCCAGCGAGGACCCCGGCGTCATTGCCATCAAGCAGACCCTGTACCGCGTGGGCCGGGATTCGCCCATCGTGCATTCCCTCATCGAGGCGCGGCGGCGGGGCAAGCAGGTCACGGCGGTGGTGGAGCTCAAGGCCCGCTTTGACGAAGCCAGCAATATCGGCTGGGCGGAGGAGATGGAAAAGGCCGGCGTCCATGTGGTCTACGGCATTCCGGGCATGAAGATTCATGCCAAGCTCTGCCTGGTGGTGCGCCGCGAGGCACAGGGTGTGCGCCGCTATGTGCACATCGGTTCGGGCAACTACAATCCGTCCACGGCCAAGATTTACAGCGACATGGGCCTGCTGACCGCGCACAAGGGTATCTGTTCGGAAGTGAGCGAGCTGTTCAATGTCATGACCGGCTACGCCGTCAAGGATGACTACCGCTATCTTCTGGTGGCGCCGCAGGGCATCCGCCGCGGGCTGGTGGCCGGCATCCGCCGCGAGGTGGAGCGCCACAAGGTCCATGGCGACGGCCTCATTGCGCTCAAGTGCAATCAGCTTGTGGACAAGGTCTGCATCCAGGAGCTGTACAAGGCGTCGCAGGCCGGGGTGCGCGTGCGCATCCAGGTGCGCGGCGTGTGCTGCCTGCGCCCCGGCGTACCCGGCGTGAGCGACAATATCGAGGTATCGTCCATTGTGGGGCGTTTTCTGGAGCACGTGCGGCTCTACTATTTCCACAATGGCGGCGATGCCGTGCTGTATATGGGCAGCGCCGATATCATGCCCCGCAATCTGGACCGGCGCATCGAGGTGCTGACCCCCATTCTTGACCCCGTGCTGCGTGCGGCCGTGGTCAAGGATGTGCTGTGGCCGCATCTGGACGATCCGCGGGCCTACGAATTGCAGGATGACGGAAGCTACGTGCGGCGGCCGGGGCAGCGCGGCACGGAAGTCCAGTACCGCATGCTGGAAAAGTACGGCTGTCTCGGCCAGTAG